From the genome of Nicotiana sylvestris chromosome 2, ASM39365v2, whole genome shotgun sequence, one region includes:
- the LOC138884925 gene encoding uncharacterized protein, which yields MERSANWVFLHDDEYFIFIFRSEEDKNKLIQQGPCTYHNRPMILQQWDPNFRMSKELTRNVPIWAIFPGSPIQYWTKENLGCIASYLGKPICSDKLTAERDRILYARMLVEMDVSHDLPAKLLIEDANGKYREQALDYEWKPSFCEECFQTGKHDENCVKALTMRQQKQTNANNSNMEKLIKSNRGRGKKLRIRT from the coding sequence GTATTCCTACATGATGATGAGtactttatatttatatttagaTCTGAGGAAGATAAGAACAAACTTATACAACAAGGCCCATGTACATATCATAATAGGCCCATGATACTGCAACAATGGGATCCGAATTTCCGGATGAGTAAAGAACTGACTCGTAATGTACCAATATGGGCCATCTTTCCAGGTTCACCAATCCAATACTGGACAAAGGAGAATTTGGGCTGTATAGCCAGCTACTTAGGCAAACCTATATGTTCAGATAAACTTACAGCAGAGCGGGATAGGATTTTGTATGCGCGTATGCTCGTTGAAATGGATGTGTCACATGATCTACCAGCTAAATTGCTCATTGAAGATGCAAATGGAAAGTATAGAGAACAAGCATTAGACTATGAATGGAAACCTTCCTTTTGCGAGGAGTGTTTTCAAACAGGGAAACATGATGAGAACTGTGTGAAGGCTCTAACAATGAGACAACAAAAGCAGACTAATGCCAACAATAGCAACATGGAGAAATTGATAAAAAGCAACAGAGGCAGGGGAAAGAAGCTAAGAATCAGAACATAA